Proteins encoded within one genomic window of Pseudodesulfovibrio senegalensis:
- a CDS encoding vitamin B12-dependent ribonucleotide reductase has protein sequence MAATPMPKRLPEPIINENAKIVLQRRYLRKDTEGTPFENYRELFWRVASSIAAEEKKYADSVYTVSKLAREFYDLMTSYRFLPNSPTLMNAGTDLGQLAACFVLPVEDSIEGIFDSVKHAAMIHKSGGGTGFSFSRLRPKDSVVGSTGGVASGPLSFLRIFNCATEQIKQGGTRRGANMGILRVDHPDIMEFIKAKERDGELNNFNLSVGLTEAFMRAVEKGEDYELVDPKTGLVSGTLNAGEVFGILVQKAWESGDPGMVFLDRVNRDNPTPAQGDMESTNPCGEQPLLPYEACNLGSINLGLVYAAGQNGHDSEIDWDELKRIVHLAVRFLDNVIDASNYPLPQITETVERNRKIGLGVMGWADLLFQLGIPYNSQKAVDLAERVMKFIRDESRAASKQLAKERGPFPAYADSVFGKADLGPYRNATTTTIAPTGTLSIIGGCSSGVEPLFALSFVRNVMDGDRLVETNPHFETALKNANAHSASLMEEVAKKGSIASMEFLPEDVRRVFVTAMDIEPMWHLKMQAAFQKYTDNAVSKTVNLPNEATQEHIREIYWKAYEYGCKGVTVYRDGCKSSQVLCTGDSEEKIKKDDSIVKDRPEVIYGFTHKVETGLGVLYLTVNEMDGKPFEVFATIGKSGRSITAKAEAIGRLVSLALRSGVTVRDIVEQLKGIGGDNPKFMKKHLVQSIPDAIAYVFESRYMQDRPVSAGVTALHRETCPDCGSELVFEEGCHICKSCGFTKCG, from the coding sequence CTGGCGAGTGGCCTCGAGCATTGCGGCCGAGGAAAAAAAATACGCTGATTCCGTCTATACGGTTTCCAAACTGGCCCGCGAATTCTACGATCTCATGACTTCGTACCGGTTCCTGCCCAACTCGCCCACGCTCATGAACGCGGGCACGGATCTGGGCCAGTTGGCGGCCTGTTTCGTGCTGCCGGTGGAAGACTCCATCGAGGGCATCTTCGATTCCGTGAAGCACGCGGCCATGATCCACAAATCCGGCGGCGGCACGGGATTCTCGTTTTCCCGGCTGCGTCCCAAGGACTCGGTGGTGGGCTCCACGGGCGGCGTGGCCTCCGGTCCGCTTTCGTTCTTGCGCATCTTCAACTGCGCCACCGAGCAGATCAAACAGGGCGGCACCCGGCGCGGGGCCAACATGGGCATCCTGCGCGTGGACCATCCTGACATCATGGAATTCATCAAGGCCAAGGAACGTGACGGGGAACTGAACAACTTCAACCTGTCCGTGGGGCTGACCGAGGCTTTCATGCGGGCCGTGGAAAAGGGCGAAGACTACGAGTTGGTGGACCCCAAGACCGGGTTGGTGTCCGGCACGCTCAACGCGGGCGAGGTCTTCGGCATTCTGGTGCAAAAGGCATGGGAATCCGGGGATCCGGGCATGGTCTTTCTGGACCGGGTCAATCGCGACAACCCCACCCCGGCGCAGGGCGACATGGAATCCACCAACCCCTGCGGCGAACAGCCCCTGCTGCCCTATGAGGCATGCAACCTCGGCTCCATCAATCTCGGGCTGGTCTACGCGGCCGGGCAAAACGGCCACGACAGCGAAATCGACTGGGACGAGCTCAAGCGCATCGTGCACCTTGCCGTGCGTTTTCTGGACAACGTCATCGACGCCTCCAATTATCCCCTGCCCCAAATCACGGAAACCGTGGAACGCAACCGCAAGATCGGGCTGGGCGTCATGGGCTGGGCCGACCTGCTCTTCCAGCTGGGCATCCCCTACAACTCGCAAAAAGCCGTGGACCTGGCCGAGCGGGTCATGAAATTCATCCGCGACGAATCCCGGGCCGCGTCCAAGCAACTGGCCAAGGAGCGCGGGCCGTTCCCGGCCTACGCGGACTCCGTGTTCGGCAAGGCCGACCTCGGCCCCTACCGCAACGCCACCACGACCACCATCGCGCCCACCGGCACCCTGTCCATCATCGGGGGCTGCTCCTCGGGCGTGGAGCCGCTCTTTGCCCTAAGCTTCGTGCGCAACGTCATGGACGGCGACCGGCTTGTGGAAACCAACCCGCACTTCGAGACCGCCCTGAAAAACGCCAACGCCCACAGCGCCAGTCTCATGGAGGAGGTGGCCAAAAAAGGCTCCATCGCGTCCATGGAATTTTTGCCCGAGGACGTGCGGCGCGTGTTTGTCACGGCCATGGACATCGAACCCATGTGGCACCTCAAGATGCAGGCAGCCTTCCAGAAATACACGGACAACGCGGTTTCCAAGACCGTGAACCTGCCCAACGAGGCCACGCAGGAACACATCCGCGAAATCTACTGGAAAGCCTACGAATACGGATGCAAGGGTGTCACGGTCTACCGCGACGGCTGCAAGTCTTCGCAGGTGCTGTGCACGGGCGATTCCGAAGAAAAGATCAAGAAGGACGACAGCATCGTCAAGGACCGGCCCGAAGTCATCTACGGGTTCACCCACAAGGTGGAAACCGGATTGGGCGTGCTGTACCTGACCGTAAACGAGATGGACGGCAAACCTTTCGAGGTCTTCGCCACCATCGGCAAATCCGGCCGCTCCATCACGGCCAAGGCCGAGGCCATCGGCAGGCTGGTGTCTCTGGCCCTGCGTTCGGGCGTGACCGTGCGCGACATCGTGGAACAACTCAAGGGCATCGGCGGCGACAACCCCAAGTTCATGAAGAAACATCTGGTGCAGTCCATCCCGGACGCCATCGCCTACGTGTTCGAATCACGCTACATGCAGGACAGGCCGGTCAGCGCCGGGGTCACGGCCCTGCACAGGGAGACCTGCCCGGACTGCGGCAGCGAGCTTGTCTTCGAGGAAGGCTGCCATATCTGCAAATCCTGCGGCTTCACCAAGTGCGGCTAA